In Zingiber officinale cultivar Zhangliang chromosome 11B, Zo_v1.1, whole genome shotgun sequence, a single window of DNA contains:
- the LOC122035108 gene encoding protein MICROTUBULE BINDING PROTEIN 2C-like — protein MIERPCRLRPSTDPTQEAKPWLSEGRHRQHRLPSPPPPAEAAEGGNVDRVLFKNLVEMVPLVESLMDRRARSSFTRRASVIYTPAPSHPKKATEAKGGRANSTVSVKKQRDFEDNAQRNKQKDSSIGFTVETEKLQKDQEELNILKEQINDLQRKILEKDEALESADSEINQLRVTNISIDELRAQIAEKDSMVKSNNSLLNNAKISLADKQATLERLTWEAQMSKKKIEELQGERASMDYEITTLMKIFEQLSANHSSMNPDESLCSYRLEPLPVINDSDDITSEKVGEARAAYSAAVAAAKENPTEELLAKAAEARLQLQALVI, from the exons ATGATAGAGAGGCCATGCAGGCTCCGCCCTTCTACGGATCCAACGCAGGAAGCCAAGCCGTGGCTCTCCGAGGGCCGTCATCGACAACACCGCCTCCCATCGCCGCCTCCGCCTGCTGAGGCAGCCGAGGGCGGCAATGTCGACCGAGTCCTTTTTAAGAACCTCGTTGAGATGGTCCCCCTGGTTGAATCGCTAATG GATAGGAGGGCGCGCTCGTCCTTCACGCGGAGGGCTTCTGTGATCTACACACCCGCGCCGTCCCACCCGAAGAAG GCAACTGAGGCAAAAGGTGGAAGAGCTAATTCAACTGTTTCCGTAAAGAAACAAAGGGATTTCGAAGACAATGCACaaagaaacaaacaaaaagaTTCTTCTATTGGGTTTACTGTGGAAACTGAGAAACTCCAGAAAGATCAGGAAGAGTTAAATATATTAAAGGAACAGATTAATGACCTACAAAGGAAAATACTAGAGAAAGATGAAGCTCTGGAATCAGCTGATAGTGAAATCAACCAATTGAGAGTAACTAATATATCTATTGATGAATTGAGGGCTCAGATTGCAGAGAAAGATTCTATGGTTAAATCTAATAACTCGCTGTTAAACAATGCCAAG ATCAGTTTGGCAGACAAGCAAGCAACTCTGGAGAGATTGACTTGGGAAGCTCAAATGTCTAAAAAGAAAATTGAGGAACTTCAAGGAGAGAGAGCTTCTATGGACTATGAGATTACCACACTGATGAAAATTTTTGAGCAGTTATCTGCGAATCATTCATCCATGAATCCTGATGAAAGTTTATGTTCGTACAGATTGGAACCTCTTCCAGTTATA AATGACTCCGATGATATTACATCGGAGAAAGTCGGAGAGGCGAGAGCAGCCTACAGTGCTGCTGTTGCTGCTGCAAAAGAGAATCCAACAGAGGAATTGCTAGCTAAAGCAGCTGAGGCAAGGCTACAGCTTCAAGCTCTCGTAATCTAA